In Acetivibrio cellulolyticus CD2, the sequence AGGCCATAGGCTCCTTAAGGTATTGAATGTTTTTTTCTACTACAGTCCTAATTTTGTAGTCAGAAATCCATTCGTCAGAGCCTCTAATCACACCTGGATACATGCGTTTATCCATGGCAGGAGATGTGAAGGTTACACGACCGCAAGGCTTGCCATTACAGGGGTTATCACAAGAAGTAACCCATTTACCTTTAATTAGTTTTGCCTGTGGGCACCGCCATTTGAATCTTTCGATTCTTCCTTCTTCTCGGCTCCAGCCATTTGGTTTCATTGGTACAGAAGAATCTTTAGAGCAAAGTGGCCAACCATCATCATTGTATTTAATAGGCGGAAGATTAGGGTTTGAATTTCTGGAATTCAAAGGTATTAGAGCCCTTTGAAACTTGAGTTCATCTAAGANNNNNNNNNNNNNNNNNNNNNNNNNNNNNNNNNNNNNNNNNNNNNNNNNNNNNNNNNNNNNNNNNNNNNNNNNNNNNNNNNNNNNNNNNNNNNNNNNNNNCTGAAGAAGGCATAAGGCTATAAGCCATTTTATATACATCGACATCAGGCTTGTCCTTGTAGAAAGCCTTTGAGTTTTTTTATGATAGAATTTATGAACTTTGGGTTATTCTCAGTTACAAAGGTTTCAATACCTGAAGTATCATAAGCGATAGTGGATGCAAGAGTAGTGTTAATTTCCTGGCAAATAGGTTCTGTAATATCTACAAGGTGGTTAAAGAAGTTTTCCAGGTAAATAACGAAATCTTGTTTGAACCGTGTAAACTGAGAGTTATGAGGGACGTCTGGAAGGCCACAGAATTCACGGGCTTCATGGCATAAATTAAGAAAAATAATGAGTAGCGAAACTGTAGGAATGCCAAGAATTTTCTGCAGAACTAATGCTGAAAGCATTGAAGAGAGTGAATATTTACGGTCTCTCCCTAGAGTTTTGTGGTAAGACCAATAAAAATCCTGTGGTATAAGCGAAGATAAATCAAGATGTTGTGAGAGTAGCTTAAGAAATTTTGGCTTATTATTTTGAAAAACATCTTTACATTCTTCGAATGTGTCAGCAAAAGAAATTTGTTTATAAAGTTTTACCATTTGTTTTCCCCTTCTCTTGTTTAAAATTGGATTAGATACCTATATTTTACTAGAAGCGGAGGGGGAAAACAATAAAAATATCAATTTGAAATGCAGTAAATTCAAGCGTTATAGCATTTCGCAAATAACTAATAAATAACATAATTTAATAAGGGGGAAGAAGAATGGGTAAAAAAAGAAATTCAATGATCTCTTTTTTGGTTTTACTCGCATTATTGATGGGTGGCTTGCCTCTCAATACTTTTGCAGCAACTCAGGCATTTACTGACTGGTCCGGATCGGTTGATATCTCATGTAAAGGCGATTACGAGCTTTATGTAAACGGAGAGTTCGTAAGCCTTGGTTTAGGTCTTGATAGCTCGAAAATGGAACTTAAGCAGGCCGATTTCAAGACAGGTAAAAACGTTGTTGCAATAAAGGTAAGAGGAGATTACTCTGCCGAGGCAAAATACCTTTTATCGGTGATAAAAGTCACTACAGGACCATCTGGTTTTGTAAACTACCGTTTTGCAACCGGAACAAATACGAAGGCATATACAGCTTCGCCATATAACTTTGATGAAAGCTGGAAAGCAAAATCAGCAGGTGAGTTAACAATTTTTGATAAACAAGACTGGATGAAACCGTCATTCAGTGATGCAAAATGGGAAAATCACAAGCCTTATGAACGCTTGAGGGGTAGCGATGGAAACCAGTTTGAATACATTTTTCCGTCACTATTATCTACCAACGACAGGTCTCCCGATCCGTCAAAAATAGCTACACCAGGTGCAAGGTGGATTTGTCCACAGACAATGTCTGATACTGAGGATACAGCTTATTACAGATATACATTTTATCTTGGTACCAACACCGAGGAACCATCACCATCAGTTGTACCGTCCAATCCCAGTATAATTGTTCCTACTCCAATAGTAAATCCACCTGATGAAATAAAAATTCTTCCAAGACCTGACACAATAAAAGGTTCCCTTTATTACAAAGGTGGAACAGTCGATAATAAAATCGAATACCTTCCGCTAAAGAACTTCAGTTTTTACATTTGTCAGAAAGGAGTCTCACAGGCCGTTGCAGATGGAAAAACCGATGAAAATGGCAATTTTACAATCAGTAAGCAGTTTCCCGATGATTTTAATATTACAAATTATGGTGGAGATGAGGTTTATTTGCTGATTAAGGCATCTGACCCTTCTTATATATCGGATGCTTATGATGTTTCATCAGGTTCACAATTAGTCACATTCACATCTCAAGGCAAGAAATTGCAAACAGGAACTATCGATTTTGGTAAAATTGAATTGGATTCAAACGGTGCCTTTAACTCTGTAGCCGGCGCAAGAAGAGCTTCTGAGTTCTGGATAAAGAATACTAGAAATATAGATAAAATTGGGAATGTTGGTATCAAATTGAGAAACGATATAGAAATCAGCAATTATGATCCAAAAGTCAAAATAATTAATATGGATACACAAAAAATAAAATCTGCTTATGGGCCTACTACTATTGTTCACGAATATGGGCATTTTTTAATGGATCGTTTCGCAACAGTACCATATCAAAAGGATGAAGAACTGGTGAATCATACATATACAAAGAAAACAAGCCCAGAAGTTGCATATTCCGAAGGATGGGCAGAATATTTTGCTCTGGTTGCAAACGGTACGCATACTTATTCTCATCAAGTAGAAACTCCTGAATTAAACAATGTTTTGGTAAATATGGATTTTGATAATATTTCTGTCAATGCAAAAAATGAAGCCGGTCAAAATGTAGCTATTCAGGGATTGGAAGCTTTCACAGATAAAAACCTAAGGGGTACAAATGTGGAAGGCTCAATTGTAGCATTGTTTTGCGAACTTGAGAATTATATCAATTCCCTGGATACCGATAAATCCGATGGAGTCAATGAAGGGTTTTTCAAAATAGCCACAACCATGATACTTAATAAAAGTAATTATAGCTTAAGACCAAGATTCAATATTGTAACTTTTGCTAAAAAGTGGTATGAGCTTGGATATGCAAAAGGTCATGAGTATGAAACATGGAAAATATTTGCGCAAAGAGGATGTGAGTTTGATGATGAGCCTCCAAAAATATTATCCATACAACCTGTAAATTCCTTGGTTTCGTCAGATACTGTTGTTCAAGCCGAAGTTACAGACAATATAAAAGTTGGTCGTGTTGAATTCATAGTATCGACCAGTACGGGTGATAAAATTGTAAAAACCTGTACAGCACCACCGTTTGAATATATGATAAAACCCTCCGATTTTGAAACTGGAAATTATACGTTAAAGGTCAGAGCTTATGATGCCAGAGGTGATAAACCTGCAACCAGTGAAGATATAAATATTAAGGACAGTTTGAACAGACTCCAAACTGGGGCTTATATTCACGAGCCTATTGATGAAACCAAGTATAATCATATAGCTGAGGGAATGGTTTCATTTCAAATTGAAAACGGAACTGGAGATATTATTCCAGGAACAATACCTTCCGATATTGCACAAATAATGCAAGATGACGGATACAGCAATGTGACTGTTAATGATGCTGTAATAGCCAGTAACGAAGCTGCCAAAACCTTTCAGCTTCCTGTTGTTGCTGGAAGAGTATACAATATTAGGGTTGACAGCAGTGATGGTCTTTATGGACTCGAAATAAAAAGACCGGATGGAACAGTATACGAAAAAATTGACGAACCTATGTCTTCACAAAGTATAATTTTTACAGGAAGCACTACCGGTGACTGGAGTGTTTCAGTAATTCCTATTAACATACCTGGTAGTGAAAGCACAGTTAGGTATGGTGCGGGAGAAAAATCAGAAGGTATCATTATAACAGGTATACACTATAATCCGCAGGATGGGAAGTACGAAATATCCGGATTTGCACAAGGCTGTGACGAAATCTCACTTTCATCGAAGGATGAGAAAGGAAATATCAGAGACTTTACTCTGGCAGTAAGTAATGACAATTTTAGCTTTGAAGATTCATTCGAAACAGGTACCTATAGTTTTGATTTTCAGGGTAAAATGGGCGGTAGTGATGTGGGAGCAGTTAAATCCTATGAAATATTCCTTGATACCAGTATTAATGTTGAGATTAATTTTCAAGCATACCGTGAGAAGATGATTAGGAATAAACAGGAAACAATTCCTTCGCTGGCAGGTTTGGAACCGCAAATTACCCATCTTAAAAACGGAGCTATGGCTTATTATGATGACAATGTCATTACATACGAAGATGGAAGCAGTACAGCTATTTGTTTAAATGGTCAAATGGCTTCTACATGGAAAATGCTCGGTGATAAGATAAAGGATGGGCTTGGTCTTCCCGTTGCTGAAGAATCAGATTATGGGCGGCTTACAGATGTTACAAGTGTACCTACCCAGT encodes:
- a CDS encoding ISNCY family transposase, translating into MVKLYKQISFADTFEECKDVFQNNKPKFLKLLSQHLDLSSLIPQDFYWSYHKTLGRDRKYSLSSMLSALVLQKILGIPTVSLLIIFLNLCHEAREFCGLPDVPHNSQFTRFKQDFVIYLENFFNHLVDITEPICQEINTTLASTIAYDTSGIETFVTENNPKFINSIIKKLKGFLQGQA